The Niallia alba genome includes a window with the following:
- a CDS encoding carbohydrate ABC transporter permease, whose protein sequence is MKKYSKNKLPNDVSDTGKKRKRIHGIFRKIKDSSYFFIFPYVTLFTLLIVLPVVVAAVLSLTYFNTVQSPEFIGFKNYIDLFTGDTVFLQNAISNMLIYSIIVGPLGYIFAFFLAWLLSQVPHRIRTIYTVIIYSPSITGPIMMGVVWRVLFSGDQVGYINYWLLEWGLIKEPLQFLQEPSLLMPIMIFIGLWGSMGVGFLAMLAGLLNIDRSLYEAAHIDGIRNRWQEVFYITIPSMKPQMLFGAVMAIIGTFNASGLAATLSGGTPPPQYAGWLVVDHANDFGFTRYEMGYASAITVVLLIIVVLFNKISYKLFAEKD, encoded by the coding sequence ATGAAAAAGTACAGCAAGAATAAGCTGCCAAACGATGTTAGCGATACAGGAAAAAAGCGTAAAAGGATACATGGCATTTTTAGAAAAATAAAGGACTCTTCCTACTTTTTTATTTTTCCTTATGTCACTTTATTTACACTCCTTATCGTACTACCAGTGGTTGTGGCAGCTGTTTTATCCCTTACGTACTTTAACACAGTACAATCGCCTGAGTTTATCGGTTTCAAAAACTACATTGATTTATTTACAGGAGATACGGTATTCCTACAGAATGCAATCTCCAATATGTTAATTTATTCGATTATTGTTGGACCGCTTGGTTATATATTTGCCTTTTTTCTTGCGTGGCTATTGTCACAGGTTCCTCATCGAATAAGAACCATCTATACAGTTATCATTTATTCCCCATCCATTACAGGCCCTATTATGATGGGGGTTGTATGGAGGGTGCTATTTAGTGGGGACCAGGTAGGTTATATTAACTATTGGTTATTAGAATGGGGACTAATTAAGGAACCACTACAGTTCTTACAGGAACCAAGCTTATTGATGCCTATCATGATCTTTATTGGATTGTGGGGAAGTATGGGAGTTGGTTTTCTTGCGATGCTTGCAGGATTGCTAAATATTGACCGCTCCTTATATGAAGCGGCACATATCGATGGTATTCGTAATCGATGGCAAGAAGTATTCTATATTACGATTCCTTCCATGAAACCACAAATGCTATTTGGAGCAGTAATGGCGATTATCGGAACCTTTAATGCTTCTGGATTAGCAGCGACATTAAGTGGGGGAACCCCTCCACCACAATATGCTGGTTGGTTAGTTGTAGACCATGCAAATGATTTTGGTTTTACACGATACGAGATGGGGTATGCTTCAGCCATTACGGTTGTTCTTTTAATTATCGTCGTATTGTTCAATAAGATAAGCTATAAATTATTTGCAGAAAAAGATTGA
- a CDS encoding extracellular solute-binding protein, translating into MTLKKKIILLICTLLIIAISVVMIIGKGNLKKSTDDELTKIEQEKSMEAIEAYISGFKSESNYYTVEKQWQTKKIATPSKKYELTPEEMQGGKRFDPSQSEGYGKDVIRLEPKDELTFDVEIDQEGLYEFWLDYYILPETNLLAEVSMKINDEVLFNEMNSFNLSLDWQTETLDKGSKYDRYGDELSPKSNMVLEWKKEGVLDPNHFAYEPLKFKLNKGKNTIKLSVTEGYLLVGNIEIANTTSDTPTYAEYYSENKQDKTDTNKLITIEAENISKKNKQSIRPKYVRDPQITPYDYKNRILNVLDGYSFGDSGDRVQYNFEVEESGYYNITLKYAQDTNNGMPTFRRIEFDGKVPFKELELYMFSYSSSWKNELLKDNEGTPFSVYLEKGAHTLTLSINHSNVKDIYHELLTTLEAIDSVSKDVKKLTGGIVDKKREWRIERYIPEIKEYLIGISERIETQKKALQERYGMDDLPIISELEIAQKVIKEFIKNPEDLPHYMNKFIEDETSAYSRIKMILPMLVYNPMHLDKIYVHTEGEKIPKANARLFTSIVESTKAFTYSFFNPRYNQEDVVDDETIEVWVNQSRLYVELMQRMIDEEFTPNTGIKVNLSLLPDENKIILSNSANSTPDIALGVSHARPFELALRGIIEDLSKYDGFYELTEQFNPNTFVPFIYDEGVYAIPETQDVKLLFYRKDILSFLGETPPQTWEDVVGLVPMLQRYNMNFYTPLGSNNSFKGFDTTTPFIYQFGGRLFNEFGNQSVINKDGAYEAFDFMTSLFTVYNIPITTSEFFQNFRNGKSPVGIGDANTYIQLKYAAPELAGQWGVMPIPGVEDSKGVIERWDPTYGSTGIIFSDSKKKEESWELLKWWANADTQSNFSYNIQSILGNQFLYLTANIDGFKKSAWPSDSKGEILEQWNWIQTTGKVPGDYMVEREISNAWNKVVFDKENPRIAIDQAVKIIDRELERKLTEFGYMENGKLIKPYKVPTIENVEEWVRRNEKVQQE; encoded by the coding sequence ATGACATTAAAAAAGAAAATAATACTATTGATCTGCACGCTCCTAATCATAGCTATTTCAGTCGTTATGATAATAGGAAAAGGGAATTTAAAAAAAAGCACGGATGATGAATTAACAAAAATAGAACAAGAAAAAAGCATGGAAGCTATAGAAGCTTATATTAGTGGATTTAAGAGTGAAAGCAATTATTATACGGTGGAGAAGCAATGGCAAACGAAGAAAATTGCCACTCCCAGCAAGAAGTATGAATTAACACCAGAGGAAATGCAAGGTGGAAAACGATTTGATCCATCCCAAAGTGAAGGATATGGAAAAGATGTTATTCGTTTAGAGCCAAAGGATGAACTAACTTTTGATGTTGAAATAGATCAAGAAGGTTTATATGAGTTTTGGTTGGATTATTATATTTTACCAGAAACAAATCTATTAGCAGAAGTATCTATGAAGATTAATGATGAAGTACTATTTAATGAAATGAATAGTTTCAATCTTTCACTAGATTGGCAAACAGAGACACTTGATAAAGGGAGCAAATATGATCGATATGGGGATGAGCTAAGTCCTAAATCGAATATGGTTTTAGAATGGAAGAAAGAAGGGGTACTAGACCCTAATCATTTTGCATATGAACCACTTAAATTTAAATTAAATAAAGGAAAAAATACGATTAAGCTATCTGTAACAGAAGGGTATCTTTTAGTAGGAAATATAGAGATTGCAAATACTACATCTGATACGCCAACTTATGCTGAATATTATTCGGAAAATAAACAGGATAAAACAGATACTAATAAGTTGATTACGATTGAAGCAGAAAATATTTCGAAAAAGAACAAACAAAGCATCCGTCCAAAGTATGTGAGAGATCCACAAATAACGCCATATGATTATAAAAATAGAATATTGAACGTGTTAGATGGTTATTCATTTGGAGATTCTGGAGACCGTGTTCAATATAATTTTGAAGTTGAAGAAAGTGGATATTACAATATTACCTTAAAATACGCTCAAGATACAAATAATGGAATGCCGACCTTTAGAAGAATTGAATTCGATGGAAAAGTACCATTTAAAGAACTAGAACTATATATGTTTTCCTATTCTAGTAGCTGGAAAAATGAATTATTAAAAGATAATGAAGGAACACCTTTCTCCGTTTATTTAGAAAAGGGAGCTCATACGCTGACACTTTCCATTAATCATTCCAATGTAAAAGACATTTATCATGAATTATTGACTACCTTAGAAGCAATTGATTCTGTTTCTAAAGATGTGAAGAAATTAACAGGTGGAATTGTAGATAAAAAAAGAGAGTGGAGAATTGAACGATATATTCCAGAAATTAAAGAGTATTTAATTGGTATATCAGAAAGAATCGAAACTCAAAAGAAAGCACTTCAGGAACGTTATGGAATGGATGATCTTCCAATTATAAGTGAGCTAGAAATTGCTCAGAAAGTGATAAAAGAATTTATTAAGAATCCAGAAGACCTTCCGCATTATATGAATAAATTTATCGAAGATGAAACCTCCGCTTATTCTAGAATAAAAATGATCTTACCAATGCTAGTGTATAATCCAATGCATTTAGATAAGATCTATGTTCATACAGAAGGAGAAAAGATTCCAAAAGCAAATGCAAGGTTATTTACAAGCATCGTAGAGAGTACGAAAGCATTTACTTATTCCTTTTTTAATCCTAGATATAATCAAGAGGATGTAGTTGATGATGAAACCATTGAAGTATGGGTAAATCAATCGAGATTATACGTAGAACTTATGCAGCGAATGATAGATGAGGAATTCACACCAAATACAGGAATTAAAGTGAATCTATCTTTATTACCAGATGAAAATAAAATTATTCTTTCAAATTCCGCAAATAGTACGCCAGATATTGCATTAGGGGTAAGTCATGCGAGACCGTTTGAGCTTGCGTTACGTGGAATTATTGAGGATTTAAGTAAGTATGATGGATTTTACGAGTTAACAGAACAATTTAATCCAAATACGTTTGTCCCTTTTATTTATGATGAAGGGGTATATGCAATTCCGGAAACGCAAGATGTAAAACTGTTATTCTATCGAAAAGATATTTTATCGTTTCTAGGTGAAACACCACCACAAACGTGGGAGGATGTTGTTGGATTAGTGCCGATGCTTCAAAGGTATAATATGAATTTTTATACCCCACTTGGATCCAATAATTCATTCAAAGGATTTGATACAACTACGCCATTTATTTATCAGTTCGGCGGTAGATTATTTAATGAATTTGGAAATCAATCTGTGATCAATAAGGATGGGGCTTATGAAGCTTTTGATTTTATGACTAGTTTATTTACTGTCTACAATATTCCTATCACTACTTCTGAATTTTTCCAAAACTTTAGAAATGGAAAATCACCAGTTGGAATTGGAGACGCCAATACGTATATCCAATTAAAGTATGCTGCACCTGAATTGGCTGGACAATGGGGTGTTATGCCTATACCTGGTGTCGAAGATTCAAAAGGTGTTATCGAGCGATGGGATCCAACTTATGGAAGTACAGGGATCATTTTCAGCGATAGTAAAAAGAAAGAAGAGTCATGGGAATTATTAAAATGGTGGGCGAATGCTGATACGCAAAGTAACTTCTCTTATAATATTCAGTCCATATTAGGAAATCAATTTTTATATTTAACAGCAAATATCGATGGATTTAAGAAAAGTGCTTGGCCATCTGATTCCAAAGGCGAAATATTAGAGCAGTGGAATTGGATTCAAACAACTGGAAAGGTTCCAGGTGATTACATGGTAGAGCGTGAGATTAGTAATGCTTGGAATAAAGTAGTGTTTGATAAGGAAAATCCTCGAATCGCTATTGATCAGGCAGTGAAAATAATTGATAGGGAATTGGAACGTAAATTAACAGAGTTTGGTTATATGGAAAATGGAAAATTAATCAAACCGTATAAGGTTCCAACCATTGAAAATGTAGAAGAGTGGGTGAGAAGGAATGAAAAAGTACAGCAAGAATAA
- a CDS encoding ABC transporter substrate-binding protein gives MKKRLCLFLSLLIVFSLLLSACSNDTKTDESEKEKNDYAGIVGIDEDENGVPDWQEKEIELVYANNFYGENDETNPMVLNIKKFMEKYPNITVTRDRQFTGEMDDFEKMEVLTARASEGTLPDVFYSPLAAEAYDRELTLDLTPYIESDEEADSISDNARSFMMSYDGEEIYGVPWMSVSQFPAINLKLLKENNISIPSYDWTYEEYENLRSEVAQLTPSKPIFPGIIDFSELGPHYFDSIPNGWKGYNSETERWDFSGSPKFGEWFELVAKEGKQGLHFYDLTEEERVSKVGNLGWPWGDGLEAIGNVWMYALSSDVNELVKNREMDIDIYPMPQAPEGGSTSLHGYYDTLSISSSLSDDLVKAEAAFQLVKWLSFGEEGLLSKWSLIDEYSGLEEDAPLRAEDSLMDFIQGWPVTTDKDVLAQHPFVKGFAADSPLAIFNFEAFKSEEFQQQLSNPIPFPRNMPAVANAFNNLDTWTLKNKIKDEGVRFGDIAAEWDETMNAYLDDYLRQYNK, from the coding sequence ATGAAAAAAAGATTGTGTTTATTCTTATCATTATTAATTGTATTTTCACTTCTATTATCTGCATGCTCTAATGATACAAAAACAGATGAATCTGAAAAAGAGAAAAATGATTACGCTGGTATTGTTGGAATTGATGAAGATGAAAACGGAGTTCCAGATTGGCAAGAAAAAGAAATTGAATTAGTTTATGCAAATAATTTTTATGGGGAAAATGATGAAACAAATCCAATGGTTCTTAATATCAAAAAGTTCATGGAAAAATATCCTAACATAACGGTAACAAGAGATCGTCAATTTACAGGAGAGATGGATGATTTCGAAAAAATGGAAGTATTAACAGCTAGAGCATCTGAAGGTACACTTCCAGATGTATTCTATTCCCCGTTAGCTGCAGAAGCCTATGATAGAGAGTTAACATTAGATTTAACTCCTTATATTGAAAGTGATGAAGAGGCAGATTCTATTTCCGATAATGCCAGAAGCTTTATGATGAGTTATGACGGAGAGGAAATATACGGTGTTCCTTGGATGTCTGTTTCTCAATTTCCAGCAATCAATTTAAAGCTATTAAAAGAGAATAATATTTCGATTCCTTCTTATGATTGGACTTATGAGGAGTATGAAAATCTTCGTAGTGAAGTGGCTCAATTAACACCATCTAAACCAATTTTTCCAGGTATTATTGACTTTTCAGAGCTTGGACCACACTATTTCGATAGCATTCCAAATGGGTGGAAAGGATATAATAGCGAAACAGAAAGATGGGATTTTTCTGGTAGTCCGAAATTTGGAGAATGGTTTGAGTTAGTTGCTAAAGAAGGCAAGCAAGGATTGCATTTCTATGATTTAACAGAAGAAGAACGTGTAAGTAAAGTTGGAAACTTAGGTTGGCCATGGGGAGACGGTTTAGAAGCGATTGGAAATGTATGGATGTATGCATTGAGTTCAGATGTTAATGAGCTAGTGAAAAATCGTGAAATGGATATAGATATTTATCCAATGCCACAAGCTCCTGAAGGTGGAAGCACAAGTTTACATGGGTATTATGATACATTAAGCATTTCTAGTTCTTTATCAGATGACCTAGTGAAAGCAGAAGCAGCTTTTCAATTAGTAAAATGGTTATCATTTGGGGAAGAAGGACTTCTGTCTAAATGGAGTTTAATTGACGAATATTCTGGTTTAGAAGAAGATGCTCCGTTACGTGCAGAAGATAGTTTAATGGACTTTATCCAAGGATGGCCAGTTACAACTGATAAGGATGTTTTAGCACAACACCCATTTGTTAAAGGATTCGCTGCAGATAGCCCGTTAGCAATATTCAATTTTGAAGCATTTAAAAGCGAAGAATTTCAACAACAGCTAAGTAATCCAATTCCATTCCCAAGAAATATGCCTGCTGTTGCAAACGCATTCAATAATTTAGATACTTGGACTTTAAAAAATAAAATTAAAGATGAGGGAGTTAGATTTGGCGATATTGCAGCTGAATGGGATGAAACAATGAATGCTTATTTAGATGACTACTTACGCCAATATAATAAATAA